From Chloracidobacterium sp., the proteins below share one genomic window:
- a CDS encoding phenylalanine 4-monooxygenase → MSAAVALKTLPAKLSTEVVFKAKPSPPLAPSPSPEGTIGRDIQPPVYAPIQHETWRTLYERQSAAIVGRVCDEYLEGRAKLRYERDRIPRLADLSERLRACTGWQCVRVEGYVPEATFFLLLAQKLFPCTDFLRHPTELEYTPAPDMFHDLMGHLPMITNPRFASFFHKFGLAGINARNEEDTVKLGRIYWYTVEFGLINPTAHAGAERDPRLTKIYGAGISSSVGEIAYALSDAVKKTPFDIERVADTPVEIHHMQEELFEISSFDELEQAFEAWATAQGLMSGEAGE, encoded by the coding sequence ATGTCCGCCGCCGTTGCGTTAAAGACTCTGCCTGCTAAGCTCTCCACGGAAGTAGTGTTCAAGGCTAAACCTTCGCCACCGCTTGCGCCCAGCCCGTCGCCGGAGGGGACAATTGGGCGCGACATCCAGCCGCCCGTTTATGCACCTATTCAGCATGAAACATGGCGAACGCTCTACGAACGACAGTCGGCGGCGATTGTGGGTCGGGTCTGTGACGAGTACCTTGAAGGACGCGCCAAGTTGCGCTACGAGCGCGACCGCATCCCACGGCTGGCCGATTTGAGTGAGCGTTTACGCGCGTGTACTGGCTGGCAGTGCGTTCGCGTGGAAGGCTATGTGCCGGAGGCGACGTTTTTCCTCTTGCTGGCGCAAAAGCTCTTTCCATGTACGGACTTCCTGCGGCATCCGACAGAGTTGGAGTACACGCCTGCCCCGGATATGTTTCACGATCTGATGGGGCACTTGCCAATGATCACCAATCCGCGCTTTGCTTCCTTCTTCCACAAGTTTGGGTTGGCCGGCATCAACGCTCGCAATGAGGAAGATACAGTCAAGCTGGGGCGGATTTACTGGTACACGGTTGAATTCGGGCTGATCAATCCCACGGCGCACGCCGGCGCGGAGCGTGACCCACGCCTGACAAAAATCTATGGCGCTGGCATTAGTTCATCGGTCGGCGAAATCGCGTACGCGCTTTCCGATGCAGTGAAAAAAACACCGTTTGATATTGAGCGGGTCGCTGACACGCCGGTTGAGATTCATCACATGCAGGAAGAACTGTTTGAGATTTCGTCCTTCGACGAACTTGAACAGGCCTTTGAAGCATGGGCGACAGCGCAGGGGTTGATGTCTGGAGAAGCCGGCGAGTAA
- a CDS encoding alkaline phosphatase family protein: protein MRRRSFISHLFLSPVAWSLLRLRTEGAEADALLSGPLVGYSEMTEVLIWLQTRRPARAQLRYWVQGKPETARLSEEHRTTLDSDLIAKFVLSGLSFGTRYDYEVYLDGVRIERPYAMTFQTQPMWKWRTEPPPFKVAFGSCHYVNDPPFDRPGRPYGDSPKVFAAILAQKPDLMLWLGDNCYYREADYRTESGMRYRYAHTRAQAELQPLWASVHHYAIWDDHDYGPNDSDRTYRGRDIALRVFRDYWGNPAHGTPEIPGCFFRFEWGDVEFFMLDNRYHRTPNALPDDSLDKTMFGQEQLRWLLESLRSSEATFKVIANGGQMLNPVSPWECFSRFKVEQAKVFDFLRKEKIPGVVFISGDRHLAELNQRIEPGLYPLYDFTSSSLTAGVATLSKVEQNNPCRVAGTLVEKHNFGLLEFSGPRAQRLLTMRCFDENGVEQWKREIPISELRFPRTAD from the coding sequence GTGAGACGACGCTCGTTTATTAGCCACCTGTTCCTGTCACCAGTGGCGTGGTCACTGCTGCGGCTTCGTACTGAAGGGGCGGAAGCAGACGCGCTGCTTTCCGGCCCGTTGGTTGGCTACAGTGAAATGACGGAAGTACTGATCTGGCTGCAAACGCGCCGTCCGGCGCGCGCACAACTTCGCTACTGGGTGCAGGGTAAGCCAGAGACAGCGCGGCTCAGCGAGGAACACCGGACAACGCTGGACAGCGACTTGATTGCAAAGTTTGTGCTGTCGGGCCTGTCGTTCGGAACTCGCTACGACTACGAAGTGTATCTGGACGGCGTACGCATTGAGCGTCCCTACGCGATGACGTTTCAGACGCAGCCGATGTGGAAGTGGCGCACGGAACCGCCGCCCTTCAAGGTCGCCTTCGGCTCTTGCCACTACGTCAACGATCCGCCGTTTGACCGGCCTGGTCGTCCTTACGGCGATTCGCCCAAGGTCTTTGCGGCTATTCTGGCGCAGAAGCCGGATTTGATGCTGTGGCTGGGCGACAACTGCTACTACCGTGAGGCCGACTACCGAACGGAGTCCGGCATGCGGTATCGCTACGCGCACACGCGCGCGCAAGCTGAACTGCAACCGCTGTGGGCGTCCGTTCACCACTACGCCATTTGGGACGATCACGATTACGGCCCAAATGACTCCGACCGCACCTACCGAGGGCGCGACATTGCGCTGCGCGTCTTCCGCGACTACTGGGGCAACCCCGCGCACGGCACGCCGGAGATTCCGGGCTGTTTCTTCCGTTTTGAGTGGGGCGACGTTGAGTTCTTTATGCTGGACAACCGCTATCACCGGACACCGAATGCGCTGCCCGACGATTCCCTGGATAAAACGATGTTTGGTCAGGAACAGCTCCGGTGGTTGTTGGAGTCGCTACGTTCAAGCGAGGCGACGTTCAAGGTCATCGCCAACGGCGGGCAAATGCTTAATCCGGTTTCGCCGTGGGAATGCTTCAGCCGCTTCAAAGTTGAGCAGGCCAAAGTTTTTGACTTCCTTCGCAAGGAGAAGATTCCAGGGGTGGTCTTTATTTCCGGCGACCGGCACTTGGCGGAGCTCAATCAACGGATTGAGCCGGGGCTGTACCCGCTGTATGACTTCACATCGAGTTCGCTGACGGCCGGCGTGGCGACCTTGTCCAAGGTCGAGCAGAACAATCCCTGCCGCGTTGCGGGAACGCTGGTAGAGAAGCACAACTTTGGTCTTCTGGAGTTTTCTGGGCCGCGCGCCCAGCGCTTGCTGACGATGCGGTGTTTCGATGAAAACGGCGTTGAGCAGTGGAAGCGCGAGATTCCAATCAGTGAGCTGCGGTTTCCACGTACGGCGGACTAG
- the lepB gene encoding signal peptidase I, with protein sequence MRDDFLDNSLVKSSAEASFAGGGWSSYTSSAYGVSHRRQPLLDNHPLEDMTEAPPAMKPATETLRDKTSPPIESAPQALSASFPPTCTECQPTATLDWESTAEASLPALGAVASDSNPQPVFRPLWVVSPQTPTIGFNLADEAGVATVTFTDATPSWKRWVREGLSIGRDIALALVMALLIGLFVIQPVYVKGTSMLPRLREGERLFVNRFIYNFSKIERGDIVVFYYPKNPQESFIKRVIGLPGDEITLANGELYINGKLVREAYLSKDYTTIVSPPRTWVVEPHHYFVMGDNRDASNDSRNWGLVPEMYIYGKAVYRYWPLSEMGFIGDGDDVLAPLRAPQRAEPQRELPSVE encoded by the coding sequence ATGCGTGACGATTTCTTGGACAACTCCCTCGTCAAATCTTCAGCAGAGGCGTCGTTCGCTGGCGGCGGCTGGTCGAGCTATACATCGTCCGCGTACGGTGTATCGCATCGGCGTCAGCCCTTGCTGGACAACCACCCCTTAGAGGATATGACGGAAGCGCCGCCGGCAATGAAGCCGGCTACGGAGACACTGCGCGACAAAACGTCACCACCGATAGAATCCGCTCCGCAAGCGCTGTCTGCCAGTTTTCCTCCAACTTGCACCGAATGTCAGCCGACGGCGACCCTAGACTGGGAAAGTACAGCGGAAGCATCACTGCCGGCGCTTGGCGCGGTGGCGTCCGACTCCAACCCGCAGCCTGTTTTTCGTCCGCTATGGGTTGTCTCGCCCCAAACACCGACCATCGGCTTCAACCTTGCGGATGAGGCGGGCGTAGCGACGGTGACGTTTACCGACGCAACACCGAGTTGGAAGCGCTGGGTGCGGGAAGGCTTGAGCATCGGGCGAGACATCGCGCTGGCGCTGGTCATGGCGTTGCTCATCGGGCTATTCGTCATTCAGCCCGTCTACGTCAAGGGTACGAGCATGCTGCCGCGCCTGCGCGAAGGCGAACGCCTCTTTGTCAACCGTTTCATCTATAACTTTTCCAAAATTGAGCGCGGCGACATCGTAGTGTTTTACTACCCGAAAAACCCGCAGGAAAGCTTCATCAAGCGCGTGATTGGTTTGCCCGGCGATGAAATCACACTGGCGAACGGCGAGCTGTACATCAACGGCAAACTGGTTCGCGAAGCCTATCTTTCGAAAGACTACACGACGATTGTCAGTCCGCCGCGCACATGGGTCGTCGAGCCACACCACTACTTCGTGATGGGTGACAACCGCGACGCCAGCAATGACAGCCGCAACTGGGGGTTAGTGCCAGAAATGTACATCTACGGCAAGGCGGTGTATCGCTACTGGCCGCTAAGCGAGATGGGCTTTATTGGCGACGGGGATGACGTTTTAGCCCCGCTGCGCGCTCCGCAACGTGCAGAGCCCCAGCGCGAACTGCCATCCGTCGAGTAA
- a CDS encoding CPXCG motif-containing cysteine-rich protein — MQDAAEYLCMHCGEPNVTFPDWSGGRRQRYIEDCAVCCRPNVLHVTLDPVRDQVTVYAEPE; from the coding sequence ATGCAGGATGCCGCTGAGTATCTTTGCATGCACTGCGGCGAACCAAACGTCACCTTCCCTGACTGGAGCGGCGGTCGCCGGCAGCGGTATATCGAGGACTGCGCCGTGTGCTGCCGGCCGAATGTGCTTCACGTAACACTCGATCCCGTACGAGATCAGGTGACGGTTTACGCTGAGCCGGAGTAG
- a CDS encoding ABC transporter substrate-binding protein, which yields MGPINRAATALSLALAFCLTLVTTLTTGCNIASRRLAAGVDAKPAKCEPGKQGGTLRLALAFGPLTFNPFVDSTPDTFAVLRKLYGTLLDYDFEKQVVEDSGLATAVSLEGDGKTYRITLRKCFFSDGSPLLPDDVVFSYSTALAAGSALSDLLRTGVGDERANAEFSIIDAQTVQVRFAHSISADAAKFVFARIPIVSKANFPTIKDDPTKIACSGPFIVKSLSPKELRLAANPNYWKVDNAGTLLPYLNEVVYELGVDRKTQSERFVEGKYDLVDYLLPAQAKAVEGQAKIRNTGGSLRVWTLVGNTRIDQSKVDRNRAKHFLTDDFREAISRLIDRKRLAETVLGGNASPCFGLITPGNATWYDPNAPRYEPNVETAKAALQAAGYSYRDGRLYDGIQMPVRFKFTVPKEPTAVALGQSIVQDLTAAGLDVVLDEQPLEKWWKALTTGVFDLILVEIQPEFPDPVFLQPFVTGSRPYFAEPVISNPQTDLRGYDWFKKIARDFDQALRQKTVEERKKLYNDFQRNWNEVSPVIHLVSEHTIAGARSNVLNVRLAAFDPAATWNLEELYLK from the coding sequence ATGGGTCCTATCAACCGGGCTGCGACGGCGCTTTCCCTCGCTCTCGCATTTTGTCTCACGTTGGTCACAACGTTGACCACAGGCTGTAATATCGCCTCACGGCGACTAGCGGCGGGTGTGGACGCTAAGCCGGCCAAGTGCGAACCCGGTAAACAAGGCGGGACACTCCGGCTTGCACTTGCCTTTGGCCCGCTCACCTTCAATCCGTTTGTGGACTCCACGCCGGACACCTTTGCCGTTTTGCGGAAGCTTTATGGCACGCTGCTCGACTACGACTTTGAAAAACAGGTGGTTGAAGACAGTGGGCTGGCGACAGCCGTCTCGCTAGAAGGCGACGGGAAAACCTACCGGATTACGCTTCGGAAGTGTTTCTTTTCAGACGGTTCGCCCCTGTTGCCGGACGACGTAGTATTTTCATACAGCACAGCGTTGGCGGCGGGTTCGGCGCTTAGCGACCTCCTGCGCACCGGCGTCGGCGATGAACGCGCTAACGCCGAGTTCAGCATCATTGACGCCCAGACTGTGCAAGTGCGGTTTGCGCATTCCATTTCAGCCGATGCGGCGAAGTTCGTCTTTGCGCGAATTCCGATTGTCTCCAAAGCCAACTTTCCAACCATCAAGGACGACCCAACCAAGATCGCCTGTTCCGGGCCGTTTATCGTCAAGTCGTTGTCTCCAAAGGAACTTCGCTTGGCGGCCAATCCCAACTACTGGAAGGTGGACAACGCCGGCACACTGCTGCCGTACCTCAACGAAGTCGTCTACGAATTGGGTGTAGATCGCAAAACGCAGTCGGAGCGCTTCGTTGAAGGCAAGTACGACTTGGTGGACTACCTCCTGCCGGCGCAAGCCAAAGCCGTTGAAGGGCAGGCGAAAATCCGCAACACCGGCGGTTCGCTGCGCGTGTGGACACTTGTTGGGAACACGCGAATTGACCAGTCAAAGGTGGATCGCAACCGCGCTAAGCACTTTCTTACGGATGATTTCCGCGAAGCTATTTCACGGCTGATTGACCGAAAGCGTCTCGCGGAAACCGTGCTGGGTGGGAACGCTAGTCCATGCTTCGGTCTGATCACACCGGGCAATGCAACGTGGTACGACCCGAATGCGCCGCGCTACGAACCCAACGTCGAAACAGCGAAAGCCGCGCTTCAGGCAGCCGGCTACAGTTATCGGGACGGCCGGCTCTACGATGGCATTCAGATGCCGGTGCGTTTCAAATTCACTGTCCCCAAAGAGCCGACGGCTGTGGCGTTGGGACAATCTATTGTCCAAGACCTGACCGCCGCCGGTCTAGATGTGGTTTTGGACGAGCAACCCTTGGAGAAATGGTGGAAGGCGCTAACGACTGGCGTTTTTGACTTGATTTTGGTCGAAATCCAGCCGGAGTTTCCCGACCCGGTGTTTCTCCAACCGTTCGTCACTGGTAGTCGGCCCTATTTCGCTGAACCGGTTATCAGCAACCCACAAACCGACTTGCGCGGCTATGACTGGTTCAAGAAAATAGCGCGCGATTTCGACCAGGCCTTGCGGCAAAAAACGGTTGAGGAGCGGAAAAAGCTCTATAACGACTTCCAGCGGAACTGGAATGAGGTCTCGCCCGTGATCCATCTGGTCTCGGAACACACCATCGCCGGCGCGCGTTCCAACGTGCTGAATGTTCGCCTAGCGGCGTTCGATCCGGCGGCGACGTGGAATCTGGAAGAGTTGTACCTGAAGTAA
- a CDS encoding ubiquinol-cytochrome c reductase iron-sulfur subunit yields MSELSEVDKTKRFFMGLGSIVIGAGIGGALAYPIFQFAIGNALKTGKDGDDKNWIDLGSVTEFEEGKPTARKITIEVRDGWVKSSSDETVWVMKQGDKFLTFTATCPHLGCKVNWVPERNEYFCPCHNSAFDITGERKPGSASARGLDTLEYRVTDDKKLQVVFQKFKNLLPEKEVFS; encoded by the coding sequence ATGTCCGAACTGTCCGAAGTGGACAAAACCAAGCGCTTTTTTATGGGCCTTGGCTCGATTGTCATCGGGGCCGGCATTGGCGGTGCGCTGGCTTATCCGATCTTTCAATTCGCCATTGGCAATGCGCTCAAGACCGGCAAAGACGGCGACGATAAAAACTGGATTGATCTTGGTTCGGTCACTGAATTTGAAGAAGGTAAGCCGACGGCGCGGAAAATCACGATTGAAGTACGCGACGGCTGGGTGAAGTCGTCGTCCGATGAAACCGTCTGGGTGATGAAGCAAGGGGACAAGTTTCTGACATTTACTGCGACTTGTCCGCATCTGGGATGCAAAGTCAACTGGGTTCCTGAGCGCAACGAGTACTTTTGCCCCTGTCACAACAGCGCCTTTGACATCACCGGTGAGAGAAAGCCCGGCTCGGCTTCAGCGCGCGGACTGGATACCCTTGAGTATCGCGTGACGGACGACAAAAAACTCCAGGTCGTTTTTCAGAAGTTTAAGAATTTGCTCCCGGAAAAAGAAGTGTTTTCCTGA
- a CDS encoding serine/threonine protein kinase has protein sequence MKACPQCRRTYTADIAFCPYDGKGLSTVSDEEELGEDPLVGRVFIDRYHLTARIGEGGMCTVYRATHVLTRKLWAVKILHAELAAQRRAVKRFQKEAQAASRIDHANVIQVTDFGISEEGYVYLVMEYLEGSTLKRAIQTDGPFSLERTVHIVRQIGDALDAAHAQNVIHRDLKPENIMLLPTEEAERERVKVLDFGIAKVQEDTTDSAPLTAQNMVMGTPQYMSPEQAKGLELDARSDVYSLGIITYEMLTGKTPFHGGPSKVILSKHANEIPPSPRRFRPDLSAHVERVIMRALEKSPLRRPQSGGEFARELELAVRLATTMSKREAEQRALPPPPVSPTPLNVVNAVNGELSPTPKPTPENNPADIVMASQTVVAREKPRRSATWRTVVIVAVVIACLCIGGLIWWSLSG, from the coding sequence ATGAAAGCCTGTCCGCAATGTCGGCGCACCTACACGGCGGACATCGCCTTCTGCCCCTATGACGGCAAGGGGCTGTCCACGGTATCCGACGAAGAAGAGTTGGGTGAGGACCCACTGGTGGGACGGGTGTTTATTGACCGCTACCACCTGACAGCGCGCATCGGGGAAGGCGGGATGTGCACGGTGTATCGTGCGACGCACGTTCTGACGCGCAAGCTCTGGGCCGTCAAGATACTCCATGCCGAACTAGCGGCTCAGCGCCGCGCCGTCAAACGCTTCCAGAAAGAGGCCCAGGCGGCGAGCCGGATTGACCACGCCAACGTCATCCAGGTGACGGATTTTGGAATTAGTGAAGAAGGCTACGTCTATCTGGTGATGGAGTATCTGGAAGGCTCGACGCTCAAACGCGCCATCCAGACCGACGGGCCGTTCAGCCTAGAACGTACTGTGCACATTGTGCGGCAAATCGGCGACGCTTTGGACGCCGCCCACGCGCAAAACGTCATCCACCGCGATCTCAAGCCGGAAAACATCATGCTGCTGCCGACGGAGGAAGCCGAACGGGAGCGGGTCAAAGTACTAGACTTCGGCATCGCCAAGGTTCAAGAGGACACGACGGACAGCGCTCCCCTGACGGCGCAAAACATGGTCATGGGCACGCCGCAGTACATGTCGCCGGAACAGGCGAAGGGGCTTGAACTTGACGCGCGGTCGGATGTTTACAGCCTTGGCATCATCACCTACGAAATGCTGACCGGCAAGACGCCGTTTCACGGCGGGCCGTCGAAGGTCATCCTCAGCAAACACGCCAACGAAATTCCCCCGTCGCCGCGCCGGTTCCGCCCCGACCTGTCGGCGCACGTTGAACGAGTGATTATGCGGGCGCTGGAGAAAAGCCCATTGCGGCGGCCGCAGTCGGGCGGCGAGTTCGCGCGCGAGCTGGAGTTAGCCGTACGCTTGGCGACGACAATGAGCAAGCGTGAAGCCGAGCAGCGGGCGCTGCCACCGCCGCCCGTCTCGCCGACGCCGTTGAATGTTGTGAACGCCGTGAACGGTGAGTTGTCGCCGACGCCGAAACCGACGCCGGAAAACAATCCGGCGGACATCGTCATGGCCTCGCAAACCGTCGTGGCACGCGAAAAACCACGCCGGAGCGCGACTTGGCGTACGGTCGTCATTGTCGCCGTCGTCATAGCCTGTCTCTGCATCGGAGGCCTCATCTGGTGGTCGCTAAGCGGCTAA
- a CDS encoding insulinase family protein, with amino-acid sequence MATLLASSLTPTTSGMAASGIEELPAVQRDALLTGLPILVVERPGSTSVTVGVVIKVGATFDRVGKAGLARLTAECVQSGGGGYNAERVQLELEEAEAQLEIDVDWDRTCILLTGPARQAAVLIDLLGRLITLPDFARRDFTEARFKPFQEAAIAVARAAQTDAAAADALFFQTLYEAHPYHHTVLGTPESVAAITPADVADFHRRHWLPNNAAIVIVGDVTAAQIRSVTRRAFGGWAKGKPAPATFLPPNPPERLRIVLQPRSGNRVDIRLGGILPEATAETRAAWLVLAEVLKRHVQPWTLTLEHRRLPDSPWVLRGSFPPETAAHELERVMQTLDRLRDTPPDEEEVRAARTTVAAALRNRIPNNRDIAQQLIQLETYGRSPAAEAELPKRLSEVTPAACHALAQAMLSRGRLVAIYGGAPALQEALAKFGTVEIIQP; translated from the coding sequence TTGGCGACGCTTCTCGCGTCGTCGCTCACCCCGACCACCAGCGGTATGGCGGCGTCCGGGATTGAAGAACTACCAGCTGTTCAGCGGGATGCATTGCTAACGGGCTTGCCGATTCTCGTCGTGGAACGCCCCGGCTCAACTTCGGTCACAGTTGGGGTAGTAATCAAAGTAGGCGCAACGTTTGACCGCGTTGGGAAGGCTGGCTTGGCGCGTTTGACGGCAGAATGCGTGCAGAGTGGTGGGGGCGGCTACAATGCCGAGCGCGTGCAGCTTGAACTGGAGGAAGCTGAAGCGCAGCTTGAGATTGACGTGGACTGGGATCGAACATGCATTCTGTTGACCGGCCCCGCCCGGCAAGCTGCTGTCCTGATTGATTTGCTTGGGCGGCTCATTACACTGCCCGATTTCGCTCGCCGCGACTTTACCGAAGCCCGTTTCAAGCCGTTTCAGGAAGCCGCCATAGCTGTGGCGCGCGCCGCTCAAACGGACGCGGCCGCCGCCGACGCTCTATTTTTCCAAACCCTCTATGAAGCCCATCCCTATCATCACACCGTTTTAGGAACGCCGGAGAGCGTGGCGGCGATTACACCGGCCGATGTCGCTGACTTCCACCGACGGCACTGGCTGCCGAACAATGCGGCGATTGTGATTGTCGGTGACGTGACAGCGGCCCAAATCCGAAGCGTCACGCGCCGCGCCTTCGGCGGTTGGGCCAAGGGCAAACCGGCCCCGGCGACGTTTTTGCCCCCGAACCCACCTGAACGGCTACGCATTGTGCTGCAACCGCGTTCGGGCAACCGTGTAGACATTCGCCTTGGTGGGATTCTCCCGGAAGCCACCGCCGAAACGCGTGCCGCGTGGCTGGTTTTGGCGGAGGTCCTCAAACGCCACGTTCAACCCTGGACGCTGACGCTGGAGCATCGTCGTCTGCCGGACAGCCCGTGGGTGTTGCGCGGAAGCTTCCCACCAGAAACGGCGGCTCACGAACTGGAGCGAGTCATGCAAACACTTGACCGACTGCGCGATACGCCGCCTGATGAGGAAGAGGTGCGCGCCGCCCGAACAACCGTCGCCGCCGCGCTCCGCAACCGTATTCCCAACAATCGCGACATCGCCCAACAGTTGATTCAGTTGGAAACCTACGGCCGCAGCCCGGCGGCGGAAGCTGAGCTACCCAAACGTCTTTCAGAAGTGACGCCGGCGGCCTGTCACGCCTTGGCGCAGGCGATGCTAAGTCGTGGACGTCTGGTGGCGATCTATGGCGGAGCGCCTGCCCTCCAAGAGGCGCTGGCCAAGTTTGGAACGGTTGAAATCATCCAGCCGTGA
- a CDS encoding cytochrome b N-terminal domain-containing protein — translation MASPAVPQYNGTLGKIYDWVDERAGISEILHELLDEPIPGGTRYAYAFGSALLFIFALQSITGVFLAMYYVPSAEDAHKSVEYIMKEVPFGAFMRGMHHYGSSAMVIMVVLHILQVVIWGAYKQKRELLWLVGAGLLQLVLAFSLSGYLLPWDMKAYYGTVVTVGIASEIPIFGDLIKRIIIGGTELGTITISRFFMVHVFLLPALMAGGIAAHLYLFRKARPAGPFNMTEQEAMFKVEPFWPGQVFKDAVFSLVVFAILAYLSLTTLAPLEPKADPSQTQYVARPEWYFMFLFQLLKYFPGSTAIIGSLVIPGLVMAVITFLPFLDRSPERHPLKRPFVMLGTIALLVAIGTLHLLAKRDDAQNFAAQLKAQEEEGVRFLKEPFEPKDISRKAAVAAPAPEAFVKNCAVCHGENGEGGPAGPKLIGVAKKANRSKEEIAGLIENPSAYGAPKMPPMPQVSAADRIAIAEWIHTLK, via the coding sequence ATGGCTTCTCCGGCAGTTCCGCAGTATAACGGTACGCTTGGAAAAATTTACGATTGGGTTGACGAGAGAGCCGGCATCAGCGAAATCCTGCACGAGTTGCTTGATGAACCGATTCCCGGCGGGACGAGGTACGCTTACGCCTTTGGCAGTGCGTTGCTGTTCATCTTTGCGCTGCAATCCATCACAGGCGTTTTTCTGGCGATGTACTACGTACCGAGCGCCGAGGATGCGCACAAGTCGGTTGAGTACATCATGAAGGAGGTTCCGTTTGGAGCCTTCATGCGCGGGATGCACCACTATGGCTCCAGCGCCATGGTCATCATGGTGGTGCTGCACATACTCCAAGTTGTCATTTGGGGGGCCTATAAGCAAAAACGGGAATTGCTCTGGCTGGTCGGCGCTGGCCTGCTTCAGTTGGTGTTGGCATTCTCACTGTCCGGCTACCTGTTGCCGTGGGACATGAAAGCCTACTACGGTACGGTGGTGACGGTCGGGATCGCCAGTGAGATTCCGATCTTCGGCGATCTCATCAAACGCATTATCATTGGCGGCACGGAGCTGGGTACCATCACCATTTCGCGCTTCTTTATGGTTCACGTCTTTCTGCTGCCAGCGCTGATGGCCGGCGGCATTGCTGCGCACCTGTACCTGTTTCGCAAGGCGCGGCCGGCTGGGCCGTTCAACATGACCGAGCAGGAGGCGATGTTCAAAGTTGAGCCATTCTGGCCCGGCCAAGTGTTCAAAGATGCGGTGTTTTCACTGGTGGTCTTTGCCATTTTGGCCTACCTGTCATTGACGACCCTCGCGCCGCTGGAGCCGAAAGCGGACCCGTCGCAAACCCAGTACGTCGCGCGCCCGGAATGGTACTTCATGTTCCTATTCCAGCTTCTGAAGTACTTCCCCGGCTCGACCGCCATTATCGGCTCGCTGGTAATTCCAGGTCTGGTTATGGCCGTTATTACCTTTTTGCCGTTCCTGGATCGCAGTCCCGAACGGCATCCGCTCAAACGTCCATTTGTAATGCTGGGGACAATCGCCCTGCTGGTCGCCATTGGAACGTTGCACCTGTTAGCTAAGCGGGATGACGCTCAGAACTTTGCGGCGCAGCTTAAAGCCCAGGAAGAGGAAGGTGTACGTTTCTTGAAGGAGCCGTTTGAGCCGAAAGACATCAGCCGGAAGGCGGCCGTTGCGGCGCCGGCGCCAGAGGCTTTTGTAAAAAACTGCGCGGTTTGTCATGGCGAAAACGGTGAGGGCGGTCCAGCCGGGCCGAAGCTCATTGGCGTCGCCAAAAAGGCGAACCGCAGCAAGGAGGAAATCGCCGGATTGATTGAGAATCCGTCCGCTTACGGTGCACCCAAGATGCCGCCGATGCCGCAAGTTTCGGCGGCGGATCGCATAGCGATCGCCGAATGGATTCACACGCTCAAGTAG